In Candidatus Sedimenticola sp. (ex Thyasira tokunagai), the following proteins share a genomic window:
- the megL gene encoding methionine gamma-lyase, with translation MGKVKKYQGFATRAIHAGHDPRQHQGALNPPVYLNATYAFESTAQGQRRFLGEEPGYVYGRVGNPTETVLEEKLAELEGGEAALAVASGMGATTSLLWSYIEPGDVVIADKTLYGCTFAYFTEGIRKFGVDVLFVDLTRLDELTAALNEKVRFVFFETPANPNMRIIDVLAVSALAHAVGAQVIVDNTYATPYLQRPIEQGADFVVHSLTKYLSGHGDLIAGAIIGPQEAIQHIHFYGVKDMTGAVISPFDAYLTIRGLKTLEIRMDRHCQTAQVLAEYIETHPAVEAVYFPGLKSNPQYELAKRQMSQFGGMIAFELKGGYEAGIRFMDSVELAIRAVSLGDAETLVQHPASMTHITYSPEERLEHGISEGLVRLSVGLENPDDLMADISQALDAVM, from the coding sequence ATGGGTAAGGTAAAGAAATATCAGGGGTTTGCTACCCGGGCTATCCATGCAGGACATGATCCGCGTCAGCATCAGGGTGCGCTCAATCCACCGGTCTATCTCAATGCCACCTACGCATTCGAGTCGACAGCTCAGGGACAGCGGCGTTTTCTGGGTGAGGAGCCGGGGTATGTCTATGGTCGTGTGGGTAATCCCACCGAGACGGTGCTTGAAGAGAAACTGGCCGAACTGGAAGGCGGTGAGGCGGCTCTGGCGGTGGCTTCAGGAATGGGGGCCACCACATCACTGCTATGGTCATATATTGAGCCTGGAGATGTCGTCATCGCTGATAAGACGCTCTATGGCTGCACCTTTGCTTACTTCACAGAAGGGATTCGTAAGTTTGGTGTCGATGTGCTCTTTGTCGATTTGACCCGGCTTGATGAGTTGACGGCGGCACTTAATGAGAAGGTGCGTTTTGTCTTCTTCGAAACCCCTGCCAATCCGAACATGCGAATTATTGATGTGCTTGCCGTCAGCGCCTTGGCCCATGCAGTGGGTGCACAAGTGATTGTCGACAACACCTATGCGACACCCTATCTTCAGCGCCCCATTGAACAGGGTGCCGATTTTGTCGTCCACTCACTGACCAAGTACCTCAGTGGTCATGGTGACCTTATTGCCGGCGCTATTATCGGCCCACAGGAGGCGATTCAGCATATCCATTTTTATGGTGTGAAGGATATGACCGGTGCGGTGATCTCTCCCTTCGACGCCTATCTCACCATCAGAGGGCTAAAGACACTGGAGATACGTATGGATAGACACTGTCAGACAGCCCAGGTACTGGCAGAGTATATTGAAACCCACCCGGCGGTTGAGGCGGTCTATTTTCCCGGGCTTAAATCAAATCCACAGTATGAATTGGCGAAGCGCCAGATGAGTCAGTTTGGTGGAATGATCGCTTTTGAGCTGAAAGGGGGGTATGAGGCGGGGATTCGTTTTATGGATAGTGTTGAATTGGCCATTCGTGCGGTGAGCCTGGGAGATGCCGAGACCCTGGTTCAGCATCCCGCCAGTATGACTCATATCACCTACTCACCAGAGGAGCGCTTGGAACACGGTATCAGTGAGGGGTTGGTGCGGTTATCGGTAGGGCTCGAGAACCCGGATGACCTGATGGCTGATATCTCACAGGCGTTGGATGCGGTGATGTAG
- a CDS encoding IS4 family transposase, with product MKNKTLLLPGFHLSTLRRKPRSPSQILADERARIRRHSLSQLGDLFSRILPSTVLESDARGVFSRRRLFSKANTFWAFFSQVIDADGGCQEVVRKVQAFAAARSMPTPSASTSAYCQARAKLEQDCLESILSHTAEGLQQRGRSQWWKQRRVVVVDGTGVSMPDTQANQAIWPQQAIQKPGCGFPQARVCACFCLQTGALLSYRTGNRKQQELPLLRQQMETFEPGDIFLGDKGFCSYYDVWKFQQGGIDSILTLARRTPVEASSAIKVLGADDLLIQWPKPRWNKVLSYSKEQWQALPEQLILRQIKITVDTPGFRVKSFYLVTTLTDVSKYSAAELADLYYKRWDVELFFRDIKTTMGMDILRCRTPAMVHKEILMHLIAYNAIRLLMLDAAGAVDQRPRQISFKATIQALRQWEPLFNRTDINDRERRRLIVALTQAIAANVITSRPGRREPRCIKRRAKPYALLTAPRHEMIEIPHRSRYTAKQA from the coding sequence ATGAAAAACAAGACCTTATTGCTACCCGGATTTCATCTTTCCACCCTGCGCCGCAAACCGCGTTCACCAAGTCAGATACTAGCTGATGAAAGAGCGCGCATCCGCCGCCATTCGCTCAGTCAATTGGGCGATCTGTTTTCAAGAATATTGCCATCTACAGTATTGGAATCGGATGCAAGAGGCGTATTCAGTCGCCGCCGTTTGTTCAGCAAAGCGAATACCTTCTGGGCCTTTTTCTCTCAAGTTATTGATGCGGATGGCGGCTGCCAGGAAGTCGTTCGTAAGGTCCAAGCATTCGCCGCAGCCCGCTCCATGCCAACCCCATCGGCATCGACTTCTGCCTATTGTCAGGCACGTGCCAAACTTGAGCAAGACTGCCTGGAGTCGATCCTCTCCCATACTGCGGAGGGCCTACAGCAACGTGGCCGCAGCCAATGGTGGAAACAACGACGGGTCGTTGTAGTAGACGGTACCGGTGTAAGCATGCCGGATACGCAGGCTAACCAGGCTATCTGGCCACAGCAGGCCATACAAAAGCCTGGTTGTGGCTTTCCACAGGCACGTGTATGTGCCTGCTTTTGTCTACAAACAGGTGCTTTGCTGAGTTATCGCACTGGGAACAGGAAGCAGCAGGAACTACCGCTGCTACGCCAGCAGATGGAAACTTTTGAGCCCGGTGACATCTTTCTCGGAGACAAGGGTTTTTGCAGTTACTACGATGTCTGGAAGTTCCAGCAGGGTGGGATTGACTCGATACTCACTCTGGCACGCCGCACACCGGTCGAGGCCTCATCAGCCATTAAAGTTTTAGGCGCTGATGATTTGCTTATCCAGTGGCCTAAACCCCGTTGGAACAAGGTACTAAGCTACAGCAAAGAGCAATGGCAGGCGCTGCCTGAGCAGCTTATCCTTCGGCAAATTAAGATTACTGTTGATACACCAGGTTTTCGCGTTAAGTCCTTTTATCTTGTCACCACGTTGACAGATGTATCGAAGTACAGCGCTGCAGAATTAGCCGATCTGTACTACAAGCGCTGGGATGTAGAACTCTTTTTTCGAGACATAAAAACTACTATGGGGATGGATATCCTGCGCTGCCGTACCCCGGCTATGGTACATAAAGAAATCCTCATGCACCTGATAGCCTACAATGCCATCCGACTGTTGATGCTCGATGCTGCTGGTGCAGTCGATCAACGACCAAGACAGATCAGTTTCAAAGCCACGATCCAGGCCCTGAGGCAATGGGAACCCTTGTTCAATAGGACAGATATAAATGACAGGGAAAGACGCCGCTTGATTGTCGCATTAACTCAAGCCATTGCCGCCAATGTCATCACCTCTCGTCCAGGTAGGCGAGAGCCGAGATGTATCAAACGAAGAGCAAAGCCCTATGCACTTTTAACAGCTCCACGGCATGAAATGATCGAGATCCCACATCGCAGCCGATATACTGCAAAGCAGGCTTAA
- a CDS encoding IS1380 family transposase, producing the protein MTNCNQTVLEFPVLKRRKVQAEFSGGDITSDGGVLLLRQIDRRLGLMKAVDAVIPDPRNPDYITHSQLSLLRQRVYGLGLGYEDLNDHKTLRNDPALQTAVDREQKLGSQSTLCRLEGRTGRKAAVDIHRVLIDQFIASFDSPPDELILDFDATDDQVHGMQEGRFFHGYYDHYCFLPLYVFCGDQLLISYLRPSNVDGAKHTWAILALLTKRLRQEWPDVQIIFRGDSGFCRHRMLDWCERRGVKYIIGIARNKRLEQMIEPGMQIVEQLVELTGEKQREFFRLHYAAKSWKHTRQVIAKLEVTDKGRNPRFIVTNLEGDKQALYDDLYCARGEMENRIKEQQMGLFADRTSAHYWWANQFRLLLSSLAYVLMESIRRLALKGTELARGQVGTLRIKLLKIGAVMLRNTRRIRFLLSSAYPYQDLFALVVARLRPG; encoded by the coding sequence GTGACAAACTGTAACCAAACTGTTCTGGAATTTCCAGTCCTTAAACGCCGCAAGGTACAGGCCGAATTTAGCGGCGGCGACATTACTTCAGATGGGGGTGTGCTTCTACTGAGACAGATCGACAGGCGACTCGGTTTAATGAAAGCGGTTGATGCCGTCATTCCAGATCCGCGAAATCCTGATTACATCACTCACTCCCAACTGAGCCTGCTACGACAACGTGTTTACGGTCTAGGCTTGGGCTATGAAGACCTCAACGATCACAAAACCCTGCGTAATGATCCTGCTTTGCAGACGGCTGTCGACCGGGAACAGAAATTGGGTAGTCAGTCTACCCTCTGTCGGCTTGAGGGCCGTACTGGAAGAAAGGCGGCAGTCGATATCCATAGGGTGTTGATCGACCAATTCATCGCTTCTTTTGACTCTCCTCCCGATGAGTTGATCCTGGACTTTGATGCCACCGATGATCAAGTTCATGGTATGCAGGAGGGACGCTTTTTCCATGGCTATTATGACCACTACTGTTTTCTTCCCCTCTATGTCTTTTGTGGTGATCAATTGCTCATCAGCTACCTGAGGCCCAGCAATGTTGACGGGGCGAAACATACATGGGCGATTCTGGCGTTACTGACGAAACGGCTGCGCCAGGAATGGCCCGATGTTCAGATCATCTTCCGAGGAGACTCCGGGTTCTGTCGCCATAGAATGCTGGACTGGTGTGAACGCCGTGGTGTGAAGTACATCATTGGTATTGCCCGCAATAAGCGGCTGGAGCAGATGATTGAACCGGGTATGCAGATTGTTGAACAACTTGTCGAACTGACTGGCGAGAAACAGCGGGAGTTCTTCCGGTTGCACTATGCCGCCAAGAGTTGGAAACATACTCGCCAGGTCATTGCTAAGCTGGAGGTCACAGACAAGGGGCGCAATCCACGTTTCATCGTCACCAATCTGGAAGGTGACAAGCAGGCACTCTACGATGATCTCTACTGTGCCCGTGGCGAGATGGAGAACCGGATTAAAGAGCAGCAGATGGGGCTCTTTGCAGATCGTACCAGTGCCCACTATTGGTGGGCGAATCAGTTCCGGTTACTCCTCTCCAGCCTGGCTTATGTGCTGATGGAGAGTATCCGCCGGTTGGCGCTCAAGGGCACAGAACTGGCGAGAGGCCAAGTAGGCACGCTTCGGATCAAGTTGTTAAAGATCGGTGCAGTTATGCTGCGCAATACGCGCCGTATCCGCTTCCTGCTCTCCAGCGCTTACCCTTATCAGGATCTCTTCGCCTTGGTGGTTGCTCGTCTGCGACCCGGATAG
- a CDS encoding DMT family transporter: MSSPINSEMGAKEWVMLLTLSLLWGGSFFFVEVIISELPPLTVVFLRVAMAAVALWLFAIVIGHRPPMTIGAWTAFLIMGLLNNVIPFTLIVWGQIHITSGLASILNATTPLFTVIVAGILLADERTTPMKLVGVIIGFVGVILMIGPSALSGLGADVLAQIAVLGAAMSYAFAGVFGRRFKAIGIDPVVTAAGQVTASSIVLAPVAIYIDRPFSLDVPAIGTVAAIISLAILSTAVAYILYFRILASAGATNLLLVTFLIPVSAILLGSLVLGESLELIHFIGMTLIGFGLSAIDGRLWRRKRILESPAAKGASTPE, from the coding sequence ATGAGTTCTCCAATCAATAGCGAGATGGGTGCTAAGGAGTGGGTAATGTTATTGACATTATCCTTGCTCTGGGGTGGTTCTTTCTTCTTCGTCGAGGTAATTATATCCGAACTGCCGCCCTTGACAGTTGTATTTCTACGCGTGGCCATGGCTGCAGTCGCGCTCTGGCTCTTCGCAATCGTCATTGGGCACCGTCCGCCGATGACTATCGGAGCATGGACAGCATTTCTCATAATGGGATTGCTCAACAACGTTATTCCTTTCACTCTCATCGTCTGGGGTCAAATCCATATCACTTCCGGCCTTGCATCTATCTTGAATGCCACCACACCGCTCTTCACCGTTATCGTTGCCGGGATTCTTCTGGCAGATGAACGAACAACACCGATGAAGCTGGTCGGCGTGATTATTGGTTTTGTCGGGGTTATTCTGATGATTGGTCCTTCCGCGCTTAGTGGGTTGGGAGCTGATGTTTTGGCCCAGATCGCGGTACTTGGTGCAGCGATGTCGTATGCTTTTGCAGGTGTGTTCGGTCGCCGATTCAAGGCTATCGGCATTGATCCGGTTGTTACTGCGGCTGGTCAAGTTACAGCCTCTTCAATCGTCCTGGCACCTGTCGCTATCTACATAGATCGCCCGTTCAGCCTTGATGTTCCGGCTATCGGCACAGTTGCCGCAATAATCAGCCTAGCTATCTTATCTACTGCGGTAGCCTACATCTTGTACTTCCGGATTCTCGCGTCGGCTGGAGCTACTAACCTCCTACTTGTCACTTTTCTCATCCCGGTTTCGGCCATCCTTCTCGGTTCGCTTGTGCTCGGTGAGTCGCTTGAACTTATCCACTTCATCGGAATGACCTTAATCGGCTTTGGATTATCGGCTATAGATGGAAGACTCTGGAGGCGTAAGAGGATACTAGAATCACCGGCCGCAAAAGGTGCTTCAACGCCTGAATAG
- a CDS encoding IS30 family transposase gives MKRRPRIYYTEEQKALMWDRWKKGESLGSIARLFDRHHPSIERIIREHGGMRPADRRRPPYALTLAEREEISRGIAAGCSIRLIAASLGRAPSTISREIKRNGGQRCYRASQADQAAWDRAHRPKTCKLAENRALARIVARKLQLEWSPEQIAGWLKHAYPNDEHYQVSHETIYKSLFILPRGALKKELLQHLRRTRMMRRSRHHTQKTADHGRITDTVSIRERPASVEDRAVPGHWEGDLLFGSNNSQIATLVERHTRNVMLAKVDSKDTETVINALTKQAHKLPRELYKSLTWDRGKEMADHKRFTLATDIKVYFCDPHNPWQRGSNENTNGLLRQYFPKGMDLSEVSQAKLNAVARRLNERPRKTLNYETPAERFSQCVASTG, from the coding sequence ATGAAGCGGCGACCAAGGATTTATTACACGGAAGAACAAAAGGCATTGATGTGGGATCGCTGGAAGAAAGGTGAATCCCTCGGCTCGATTGCTCGGTTGTTTGACCGGCATCATCCATCGATCGAACGTATCATTCGAGAGCATGGAGGAATGCGCCCGGCAGATCGTCGACGACCACCTTACGCACTAACCCTGGCGGAACGGGAAGAAATATCACGCGGTATAGCTGCAGGTTGTTCCATACGTTTAATCGCAGCCTCCCTGGGGCGCGCACCTTCGACCATCAGTCGGGAAATCAAACGCAACGGCGGTCAACGTTGTTACCGAGCAAGTCAGGCCGATCAAGCGGCCTGGGATCGTGCACATCGCCCTAAAACCTGTAAACTGGCAGAGAACCGTGCATTGGCCCGAATCGTAGCCAGGAAGCTCCAATTGGAGTGGTCACCCGAGCAGATTGCGGGCTGGCTCAAGCACGCCTATCCGAACGACGAGCACTACCAGGTGTCACACGAGACGATCTACAAGAGCCTTTTCATCCTGCCCCGTGGTGCCTTGAAGAAAGAGCTGTTGCAGCATTTGAGGCGTACGCGAATGATGCGACGGTCGCGCCACCATACACAGAAAACAGCGGATCACGGCCGGATTACCGACACGGTATCGATTCGTGAGCGGCCCGCCTCGGTGGAAGATCGGGCCGTACCCGGTCACTGGGAAGGCGATCTGCTGTTCGGAAGCAACAACAGCCAGATAGCCACTCTGGTGGAGCGCCATACGCGCAACGTGATGCTGGCCAAAGTCGACAGCAAAGACACCGAAACAGTGATCAATGCTTTGACCAAACAGGCACACAAATTACCGAGGGAGCTTTACAAGTCCCTTACCTGGGACCGAGGCAAAGAAATGGCCGATCACAAACGCTTCACCTTGGCCACCGATATTAAGGTGTATTTCTGTGATCCTCACAACCCTTGGCAGCGGGGTTCCAACGAAAACACCAATGGGCTATTAAGGCAATACTTCCCGAAAGGAATGGATCTGTCAGAGGTATCACAAGCAAAGTTGAATGCTGTTGCAAGGCGATTAAACGAACGGCCAAGAAAAACGCTAAACTATGAAACACCAGCCGAACGATTTAGCCAATGTGTTGCATCGACCGGTTGA
- a CDS encoding MBL fold metallo-hydrolase translates to MQIEFYGAASGVTGSCHILRVGGKTILLDCGLIQGRRKEMEKNRTPFPFSPNEIDAVVLSHGHIDHSGRIPLLVKQGYQGPIYTQNATKDLLEILLQDSAYLQNKDAQYENKWRQRKNKPLIEPLYEVSDAVNALNNVVGLRYGEKKEVLPEVQIRYQDAGHILGSGSVEIWLKEESKERKIVFSGDLGQYNTPILNDPAVIKRADHVIIESTYGNRRHRDRQGTIDEIGQVIRDAAHEKGNLLIPAFSIGRSQEILYYLGKYYDEWELDQWEVFLDSPMAIRASKVYWEYPHLYDEEATKLRKKVNEMPHLRNLRLTESPKESMAINRIKSGAIIISASGMCTGGRIVHHLKNNISHSGSHIMIVGYQANGTLGRKLVDGHSTVRIHGDEYRVKASIHTVGGLSAHADIDDLKRWVSNFETNPEIHVVHGEDESKQFFRDTLESELNMKANVPDPGDILDI, encoded by the coding sequence ATGCAGATTGAATTCTATGGCGCAGCCAGCGGTGTGACAGGTTCCTGTCACATTCTTCGTGTCGGTGGCAAGACTATCTTGCTCGATTGCGGTCTGATCCAGGGGCGCCGCAAAGAGATGGAGAAAAACCGCACACCCTTTCCATTTTCACCCAACGAGATAGATGCGGTAGTTCTGAGTCACGGTCACATCGATCACTCAGGCCGCATTCCTCTGCTGGTAAAGCAGGGCTATCAGGGACCTATCTACACTCAGAATGCAACTAAAGATCTGCTGGAGATCCTTCTTCAGGATTCTGCCTATCTGCAAAATAAAGATGCACAATACGAGAACAAATGGCGCCAGCGAAAGAATAAACCGTTAATTGAGCCACTCTACGAAGTAAGTGACGCGGTTAACGCGTTAAACAATGTGGTTGGACTTCGCTATGGTGAGAAAAAGGAGGTTCTCCCAGAAGTGCAGATCAGGTATCAGGATGCAGGGCATATTCTCGGTTCAGGTAGTGTGGAGATCTGGTTGAAGGAGGAGAGTAAGGAGCGAAAGATTGTTTTCAGTGGTGACTTGGGACAGTACAACACTCCCATATTGAATGACCCTGCTGTAATAAAGCGCGCCGATCATGTCATTATCGAGAGCACATATGGTAACCGCCGTCATAGGGATCGTCAGGGCACCATTGATGAGATTGGTCAGGTTATTAGGGACGCAGCGCATGAAAAGGGCAATTTACTGATTCCTGCTTTCTCAATTGGTCGTAGCCAAGAAATCCTCTACTACCTTGGGAAATACTACGATGAATGGGAGCTTGATCAGTGGGAGGTTTTTCTCGACAGTCCTATGGCCATACGGGCTAGCAAGGTCTATTGGGAGTACCCTCACCTCTATGATGAGGAGGCAACCAAACTGAGAAAGAAAGTCAATGAGATGCCCCATCTTAGAAACCTACGTCTTACCGAATCACCGAAAGAATCAATGGCCATAAACCGGATTAAAAGCGGTGCCATAATTATCTCTGCCAGTGGGATGTGTACAGGTGGGCGTATCGTCCACCATCTCAAAAACAATATTTCACACAGTGGGTCGCATATCATGATCGTTGGTTATCAGGCCAATGGCACATTGGGAAGGAAACTTGTCGATGGGCATTCTACAGTGAGAATTCATGGCGATGAGTACAGGGTAAAGGCCAGTATCCATACGGTTGGCGGTCTTTCAGCCCATGCTGATATCGATGACCTGAAGCGATGGGTCAGTAATTTCGAAACTAATCCAGAAATCCATGTGGTTCATGGGGAAGACGAATCGAAACAGTTTTTTCGTGACACGCTGGAATCTGAGCTCAATATGAAAGCTAATGTACCTGATCCTGGAGATATCCTCGACATATAA
- a CDS encoding YegP family protein: protein MARLFGHIEIQITCPRLRYYLTISIKCCEYPFPKALFCREFRFRFKVHNILAGEGYKTKSGCTNGIDSVKKNAPDASIEDLTEG, encoded by the coding sequence ATTGCGCGTCTCTTCGGCCATATTGAAATCCAAATAACTTGTCCTCGTCTAAGATACTATCTTACCATTAGTATTAAATGTTGTGAGTACCCATTTCCCAAAGCACTATTCTGTAGAGAATTTCGCTTTCGTTTTAAAGTGCATAATATTCTTGCCGGCGAAGGCTATAAAACGAAATCAGGCTGTACGAATGGCATTGACTCTGTTAAGAAAAATGCACCTGATGCCTCTATCGAGGATTTGACGGAGGGATAA
- a CDS encoding arginine N-succinyltransferase: MAEETRNRGLRGIHVLWIVLVTILITIAVTFWAVRTYIYAKDFKPVELSAKEQQTLNIKLKSLGYDPVPVVHQNSHGASPETDEQWLRAERYSEEGALREVNFSERELNAMLAKNRDLAKKLAVDMSDDLVSARLLVPLDKDFPVLGGKTLRVSAGVEMAFRDAKPVVILKGVSIMGIPIPNSWLGGLKNIDLISEFGDENGFWSGFSDGVEDVRIEEGHLKVKLKE; the protein is encoded by the coding sequence ATGGCCGAAGAGACGCGCAATAGAGGATTACGAGGCATCCATGTTTTATGGATTGTTCTTGTCACAATATTAATAACAATAGCAGTCACTTTCTGGGCTGTGCGCACTTACATATACGCAAAGGACTTCAAACCGGTTGAACTTAGCGCGAAGGAACAACAAACACTCAATATCAAACTGAAGAGCTTAGGCTATGATCCCGTTCCAGTGGTACATCAAAATTCACATGGAGCATCACCGGAAACCGATGAGCAATGGTTAAGAGCTGAACGCTACAGCGAGGAAGGAGCCTTGCGTGAGGTAAACTTTAGCGAACGTGAGCTCAATGCCATGTTGGCTAAAAATCGCGATCTAGCAAAAAAACTTGCTGTTGATATGAGCGATGATCTTGTAAGCGCCAGGCTGTTGGTCCCACTTGATAAAGACTTTCCGGTTCTAGGTGGGAAAACTCTACGTGTCTCAGCAGGTGTTGAAATGGCTTTCCGAGACGCAAAACCTGTTGTAATTCTAAAGGGCGTCAGCATTATGGGAATACCCATTCCAAATTCCTGGCTAGGCGGATTGAAGAATATTGATTTGATAAGTGAATTTGGGGATGAAAACGGTTTTTGGAGTGGATTTTCCGATGGTGTAGAGGATGTTCGGATTGAAGAGGGACATCTTAAGGTCAAGCTCAAAGAATAG
- a CDS encoding hemerythrin family protein → MMETEDWFEKYRIGVPLIDADHRSLFDEVHKLRDNLNNESDLVQMGQSIQFLYQYVGAHFAREEQLMREKHYPRYAHHKAAHHHLRRVVFAIQKIYREAPERVDKGKLEKFLEFWLIEHIQGMDMELEPYINGPLSHGGVRIKHQATPMEEEVSPLTEVIEVTLRVPGNKAEILERCAKILLHSTPAAQDLEELATATIGMTVTEAEELAMAVLVSPNASDTSEKGSA, encoded by the coding sequence ATGATGGAAACTGAAGACTGGTTTGAAAAATACAGGATCGGTGTACCGCTCATTGACGCGGACCACCGAAGTCTCTTTGACGAAGTGCACAAGTTAAGAGACAACCTGAATAATGAAAGCGATCTAGTGCAAATGGGGCAGTCGATCCAATTTCTCTACCAATACGTCGGTGCTCACTTCGCTCGTGAAGAGCAGCTGATGCGTGAAAAGCATTACCCTCGCTATGCCCATCATAAGGCGGCACATCACCACCTCAGAAGAGTAGTTTTTGCTATCCAGAAAATTTATCGGGAGGCCCCTGAGCGGGTTGACAAGGGTAAGCTGGAGAAATTCCTGGAATTTTGGCTAATAGAGCATATCCAGGGGATGGACATGGAACTGGAGCCCTATATCAATGGTCCACTCAGCCACGGAGGTGTCCGGATCAAGCATCAGGCAACGCCAATGGAAGAGGAGGTCTCCCCTCTCACTGAAGTGATCGAGGTGACTCTGCGTGTCCCCGGCAATAAGGCCGAAATCCTCGAGCGTTGCGCCAAAATCCTGCTTCACTCAACCCCCGCGGCACAGGATCTTGAGGAGCTTGCCACCGCAACTATTGGCATGACCGTGACTGAAGCCGAGGAACTGGCTATGGCGGTACTGGTGTCGCCTAATGCTTCAGACACATCCGAAAAGGGCTCTGCATAA
- a CDS encoding EAL domain-containing protein, producing MKKTVLQPGNGHRRLSDDAARLEGVLETAVDAIITSDESGRIEIFNSAAEKIFGYSRDEIIGRSVGMLMTENDRHNHQAYISRYLSTHTPHLVGEGREVIAQRRNGDTFYAEIALSETTLGGRTTFTAIIRDISDQKQSQERITQLAYFDHETSLPNRAYLQERLESLLHSGAPRCFLLSIDMGDLTKLYSIFGAHGINLIVGDYGRRLLGQLTPGSIVARTGSHRFKALFIPMPNEKRSAAELADHLYRDMKQPLATGDSNVYLNCRFGMLEVSPSEVSAEQLIERSDIALLETKSNPGCGFLLFSSEYEEKIHRHSRIVQLLHSAMAQMPFQLYMQPQYHIGTGDVVGAEALIRWANPENDWVLPDEFIPIAETTGLIQQITQWTLFNACSIARSWGDEKGDGHLRIGVNISAHALVSPTFSQLVQSILRETLLDPWQLELEITETALVTNVEVANNNLRKLQALGVTVAIDDFGTGQSSLSYLKLFAIDRLKIDRSFVQSAADGKRDNALLETIVHLGHAMRIPVIAEGVESETILTALKEMGCDEAQGNLLSRPMPAEAFAELVKVG from the coding sequence ATGAAAAAAACTGTCCTCCAACCTGGAAATGGGCATCGGCGGCTCTCTGATGATGCCGCTCGGCTCGAGGGTGTATTGGAGACTGCTGTTGACGCTATCATCACCAGTGATGAGAGTGGGCGCATCGAAATCTTCAACTCTGCCGCAGAGAAAATCTTTGGCTATAGCCGGGATGAGATTATCGGGCGGAGTGTCGGCATGCTGATGACCGAGAATGATCGGCATAATCATCAGGCCTATATCTCCCGTTATCTATCCACACACACTCCCCATCTCGTCGGCGAGGGACGGGAGGTCATTGCCCAGCGACGCAATGGTGATACCTTTTATGCGGAAATCGCCCTGAGTGAAACGACTCTCGGCGGGCGTACCACCTTTACCGCCATCATCCGTGATATTTCCGATCAAAAGCAAAGTCAGGAACGGATTACTCAGCTTGCCTACTTTGATCATGAGACCTCTCTCCCTAACAGGGCATATCTGCAGGAACGACTGGAATCGCTGCTCCACTCAGGGGCTCCCCGTTGTTTCCTGCTCTCTATCGATATGGGAGATCTGACAAAGCTTTACAGCATTTTTGGAGCACATGGAATCAATCTGATCGTGGGAGACTACGGACGGCGCCTACTCGGTCAGCTTACTCCCGGAAGTATTGTTGCCCGTACCGGCTCGCACCGTTTCAAGGCGTTGTTCATTCCCATGCCCAATGAGAAGAGGTCGGCTGCAGAGTTGGCGGATCATCTCTACCGCGACATGAAGCAGCCGTTGGCTACTGGTGACTCCAATGTTTATCTCAATTGCCGCTTTGGCATGCTTGAGGTATCGCCCTCTGAAGTATCTGCCGAGCAACTGATCGAACGTTCGGATATCGCCCTGCTGGAGACAAAGTCCAACCCTGGTTGTGGCTTTCTACTGTTTAGCTCTGAGTATGAGGAGAAAATTCATCGTCACTCCCGCATAGTTCAGCTTCTTCATAGCGCAATGGCACAGATGCCGTTTCAGCTCTATATGCAGCCCCAGTACCATATAGGGACGGGTGACGTGGTCGGCGCTGAGGCACTGATTCGCTGGGCCAATCCAGAGAATGACTGGGTTTTGCCTGATGAGTTTATTCCTATTGCAGAGACCACCGGTCTGATCCAGCAGATCACTCAGTGGACCCTATTCAATGCGTGCTCCATTGCCCGTTCATGGGGCGATGAAAAGGGAGATGGGCACCTGCGCATTGGTGTCAATATCTCCGCCCATGCACTGGTCTCACCCACATTCTCCCAACTGGTGCAGTCAATCCTCCGCGAGACTTTGCTGGACCCCTGGCAGCTTGAACTGGAGATTACTGAAACCGCCCTGGTGACCAATGTAGAAGTTGCTAATAATAATCTACGCAAGTTGCAGGCACTTGGTGTCACGGTCGCCATTGATGACTTCGGAACCGGCCAGTCGTCACTGAGCTATCTGAAGCTGTTTGCCATTGACCGGCTGAAGATCGACCGCTCCTTTGTTCAGAGTGCAGCCGATGGTAAGCGGGATAATGCGCTCCTCGAAACTATTGTTCATCTTGGGCATGCCATGCGTATTCCGGTGATAGCCGAGGGTGTCGAGTCGGAGACAATCCTGACGGCTCTTAAGGAGATGGGGTGTGACGAAGCCCAGGGGAATCTGCTGTCTAGACCCATGCCGGCTGAGGCGTTTGCCGAGTTGGTAAAGGTGGGGTGA